The Pseudomonas wenzhouensis genome has a segment encoding these proteins:
- a CDS encoding MGMT family protein — protein sequence MGRIKPAESAWPASPPASAEARREALYLVLAQVPAGKVVSYGELAQLAGLGRAARWVGRTLGQLPDGTTLPWHRVIAAGGRLSLSAGSPAGAEQRARLRAEGISILNERVDMRRHGWRPMEHSS from the coding sequence ATGGGCAGGATCAAACCGGCAGAGTCTGCATGGCCGGCCTCGCCACCGGCAAGCGCAGAGGCACGCCGCGAAGCGCTGTACCTGGTATTGGCACAGGTGCCGGCCGGCAAGGTCGTCAGTTACGGCGAACTGGCGCAGTTGGCCGGCCTGGGCCGCGCCGCACGCTGGGTCGGCCGTACCCTGGGCCAACTCCCCGATGGCACCACCCTGCCCTGGCATCGTGTCATTGCCGCAGGCGGCCGTCTCAGCCTGAGCGCTGGCAGCCCGGCGGGCGCCGAACAACGGGCGCGCCTGCGGGCGGAGGGCATCAGCATCCTGAACGAACGTGTGGATATGCGTCGTCACGGCTGGCGTCCGATGGAGCACAGCAGTTAG
- a CDS encoding DUF481 domain-containing protein yields MRVLIAWCLSILAAPLWADTVWLNNGDRLSGEIILLDGGKLALKTRYAGQVLIDWKDIDTLSSDKPLLVRRSGFDNERSERLAAAGAGMVRVQGEREYTLPLAQIKRLVPPRPLLEDRLWEGNLDAKLDMKRNENDVDEWKLKGNTRVEHGRWRHLLSGELEREIKNDRKVEDNWELEYDLDRFLTEHWFWRAGVQQGEDEFEIVDRQRIVGTGPGYRFWDDELGRFDLIGQFNRVRLESDVADLAFNTTSLELDYKRLLWGTRLEFYANAELQIPHIAEIDYVLDSEMGLRYRLNQWARLSLLYELNQLAAQGQRVSDRHYLIGVGIGW; encoded by the coding sequence ATGCGTGTACTGATTGCCTGGTGTCTTTCAATCCTGGCTGCACCGCTCTGGGCCGATACCGTCTGGTTGAACAACGGCGATCGTCTGAGCGGCGAAATCATCCTGCTCGATGGCGGCAAGCTGGCGCTCAAGACCCGATATGCCGGCCAGGTGCTGATCGACTGGAAGGATATCGATACCCTCAGCTCCGACAAGCCCCTGCTGGTGCGGCGCAGCGGTTTCGACAACGAGCGCAGCGAAAGGTTGGCCGCCGCCGGCGCGGGCATGGTTCGCGTGCAGGGTGAGCGCGAGTACACCTTGCCGCTGGCGCAGATCAAGCGCCTGGTGCCGCCACGGCCGTTGCTGGAGGATCGCCTCTGGGAGGGCAACCTTGATGCCAAACTGGATATGAAGCGCAACGAGAACGATGTCGACGAGTGGAAGCTCAAGGGCAATACCCGCGTCGAGCATGGTCGTTGGCGCCATCTGCTCAGCGGCGAACTGGAGCGTGAAATCAAGAATGATCGCAAGGTCGAAGACAACTGGGAGCTGGAATACGACCTCGACCGCTTTCTGACCGAGCATTGGTTCTGGCGTGCGGGCGTGCAGCAGGGCGAGGATGAATTCGAGATCGTCGACCGTCAGCGTATCGTCGGCACCGGCCCCGGTTATCGCTTCTGGGATGACGAACTGGGTCGCTTCGACTTGATCGGGCAGTTCAATCGTGTACGCCTGGAGTCGGACGTCGCCGACCTGGCCTTCAATACCACGTCGCTGGAGCTCGATTACAAGCGCCTGCTATGGGGCACGCGGTTGGAGTTCTACGCCAACGCCGAGCTGCAGATCCCGCATATCGCTGAAATCGACTACGTGCTCGACAGTGAGATGGGCCTGCGCTACCGCCTCAACCAGTGGGCGCGGCTGTCGCTGCTCTATGAGCTCAATCAACTGGCGGCCCAGGGTCAGAGGGTTTCTGACCGACATTACCTGATCGGTGTCGGCATCGGTTGGTGA
- a CDS encoding DUF481 domain-containing protein, with product MSRPSSFSLLGLSLALLSSATFADTVWLTNGDRLTGTIRFFDGSKLLLETDYGGSIPLSWKKIATLQSDHELLVKLGPVDGERAKSLLAAEPGKVTLANGDSPKTIELAQIEQIMKPKPLVEDFTWKGNVDLGLDYKRGERDSDDYDVGIKTQARHGLWRHNALADYNRELKNDVVSTDNWSAEYALDRFLTEKWFWQGRFEYKRDRIEEVERQRTLGTGPGYQFWDDELGSFSLATLANRSDYLYSNGEQDRFYAMSVKWDYNRYLIGKTVELFSVGEVGRPLSSAADYSLDAEIGLRYKVTDWASLNMKAEKDMVSGAEGDLDETRYTLGFGVGW from the coding sequence ATGTCGCGTCCATCATCCTTCTCGCTGCTTGGTCTGAGCCTTGCCCTGCTCAGCTCCGCCACGTTTGCCGACACCGTCTGGCTGACCAACGGTGACCGCCTGACCGGCACCATTCGTTTCTTCGACGGCAGCAAACTGCTGCTGGAAACCGACTACGGCGGCTCCATTCCGCTGAGCTGGAAGAAAATCGCCACCCTGCAAAGCGACCATGAGCTGCTGGTCAAACTTGGCCCTGTGGATGGCGAGCGTGCCAAATCGCTGCTGGCCGCCGAGCCGGGCAAGGTGACACTGGCCAATGGTGACTCGCCGAAAACCATCGAGCTGGCGCAGATCGAGCAGATCATGAAGCCCAAGCCGCTGGTCGAGGACTTCACCTGGAAGGGCAATGTCGACCTCGGTCTGGACTACAAGCGCGGTGAGCGCGACTCCGACGACTACGATGTCGGCATCAAGACCCAGGCCCGTCATGGCCTGTGGCGGCATAACGCGCTGGCTGATTACAACCGCGAGCTGAAAAACGACGTCGTCAGTACCGACAACTGGAGCGCCGAATATGCCCTTGACCGTTTCCTCACCGAGAAATGGTTCTGGCAGGGGCGCTTCGAGTACAAGCGCGACCGTATCGAAGAAGTCGAGCGTCAGCGCACCCTGGGTACCGGTCCGGGTTACCAGTTCTGGGATGACGAGCTGGGGTCGTTCTCCCTCGCCACCCTGGCCAACCGCAGTGACTACTTGTACAGCAACGGCGAACAGGACCGTTTCTATGCCATGAGCGTGAAGTGGGACTACAACCGCTATCTGATCGGCAAGACCGTCGAGCTGTTCAGCGTCGGTGAAGTGGGGCGCCCGCTCAGCAGCGCCGCCGACTACAGCCTGGATGCCGAGATCGGCCTGCGCTACAAGGTCACCGACTGGGCGTCGTTGAACATGAAGGCCGAGAAGGACATGGTCAGCGGTGCCGAAGGGGATCTGGACGAAACCCGCTACACCCTTGGCTTTGGTGTCGGCTGGTAA
- a CDS encoding uracil-xanthine permease family protein — protein sequence MSQTEFNDPLWRQGISGAQMLFVAFGALVLMPLITGMDPNVALFTAGIGTLLFQLVTKRQVPVFLASSFAFIAPILAAKGEFGLPAVMGGVIAAGLVYILLSALVKLRGPSFIDRLLPPVVIAPVIISIGLALSPVAVNMAMGKAGDGSVELVPYSTAMMISMPALITTLLVAVLGRGIFRLVPILAGIAVGCAIAAVLGVIDSSAVSQAAWIAMPNFIAPELHWGAILYMVPVALAPAIEHIGGVVAIGNVTGKNFVKQPGLHRTLLGDGLATSAAGLFGGPPNTTYAEVTGAVMLTKSYNPKIMTWAAVFAIALAFIGKFGVALQSIPVPVMGGILCLLFGSIAVVGLNTLIRHQVDLSEARNLIIVSVTLVFGIGGMVIGGKEFALSGISLCAISALLLNLVLPGGAGWKKKDGQEA from the coding sequence ATGTCGCAAACGGAATTCAACGATCCGCTGTGGCGCCAGGGCATTTCCGGCGCACAGATGCTGTTCGTGGCCTTCGGCGCCCTGGTGCTGATGCCGCTGATCACCGGCATGGACCCTAACGTCGCGCTGTTCACCGCCGGTATCGGCACCCTGCTGTTCCAGTTGGTAACAAAGCGCCAGGTGCCGGTGTTTCTGGCCTCCAGCTTCGCCTTCATCGCGCCGATTCTGGCAGCCAAGGGCGAGTTCGGCCTGCCTGCGGTCATGGGTGGCGTGATTGCGGCCGGCCTGGTCTACATCCTGCTGTCGGCGCTGGTGAAGCTGCGCGGCCCGAGCTTCATCGACCGCTTGCTGCCACCGGTGGTGATCGCCCCGGTGATCATCTCCATCGGCCTGGCGCTGTCACCGGTCGCGGTGAACATGGCCATGGGCAAGGCTGGTGACGGCAGCGTCGAACTGGTGCCGTACAGCACCGCGATGATGATTTCGATGCCGGCGCTGATCACCACCCTGCTGGTGGCCGTGCTGGGGCGTGGGATCTTCCGCCTGGTGCCGATTCTTGCCGGTATCGCCGTTGGCTGCGCCATCGCCGCCGTACTCGGTGTGATCGACAGCAGCGCCGTCAGCCAGGCGGCCTGGATCGCCATGCCCAACTTCATCGCCCCCGAGCTGCACTGGGGCGCCATTCTGTACATGGTGCCGGTCGCCCTGGCGCCCGCTATCGAGCACATCGGCGGCGTGGTGGCGATTGGCAACGTGACCGGCAAGAACTTCGTCAAACAGCCGGGCCTGCACCGCACCCTGCTCGGCGACGGCCTGGCCACCTCGGCAGCCGGCCTGTTCGGTGGCCCGCCCAACACCACCTACGCCGAAGTGACCGGCGCGGTAATGCTGACCAAGAGCTACAACCCGAAGATCATGACCTGGGCGGCGGTATTCGCCATTGCCCTGGCCTTTATCGGCAAGTTCGGCGTGGCCCTGCAGAGCATCCCGGTGCCGGTGATGGGCGGCATTCTCTGCCTGCTGTTCGGCTCCATCGCCGTGGTCGGTCTCAACACCCTGATTCGTCATCAGGTCGACCTGTCCGAAGCGCGCAACCTGATCATCGTCTCGGTGACCCTGGTGTTCGGTATCGGCGGCATGGTGATTGGCGGCAAGGAATTTGCCCTGTCGGGCATTTCCCTGTGCGCCATCAGCGCCCTGCTGCTCAACCTGGTACTGCCAGGCGGCGCCGGCTGGAAGAAAAAGGACGGGCAAGAGGCCTGA
- the upp gene encoding uracil phosphoribosyltransferase → MPTREIRHPLIRHKIGLMRRADISTKNFRELAQEVGALLTYEATNDLPLEAYDIEGWAGTVQVEKIAGKKITVVPILRAGIGMLDGVLSLIPGAKVSAVGVARNEETLEAHTYLEKLAPEIDSRLALIIDPMLATGGSMVATIDLLKKAGCKDIRAMVLVAAPEGIKAVEQAHPDVTIFTASIDQRLNEHGYIIPGLGDAGDKIFGTKQKDA, encoded by the coding sequence ATGCCCACTCGCGAGATCCGCCACCCGCTGATCCGTCACAAGATCGGCCTGATGCGCCGCGCCGATATCAGCACCAAGAATTTCCGTGAGCTGGCCCAGGAAGTGGGCGCCCTGCTGACGTATGAGGCCACCAACGACCTGCCCCTGGAAGCCTACGACATCGAAGGCTGGGCGGGCACCGTACAGGTGGAGAAGATTGCCGGCAAGAAGATCACCGTGGTGCCCATCCTGCGCGCCGGCATCGGCATGCTCGACGGCGTGCTCAGCCTGATCCCGGGCGCCAAGGTCAGCGCCGTGGGCGTGGCGCGCAACGAGGAGACCCTCGAAGCGCACACCTATCTGGAGAAGCTCGCCCCGGAAATCGACTCGCGCCTGGCGCTGATCATCGACCCGATGCTGGCCACCGGCGGCTCGATGGTCGCCACTATCGACCTGCTGAAGAAGGCCGGCTGCAAGGACATTCGTGCCATGGTGCTGGTCGCTGCCCCCGAGGGCATCAAGGCGGTCGAGCAGGCGCACCCGGACGTGACCATCTTCACCGCCTCCATCGATCAGCGTCTGAACGAACACGGTTACATCATTCCGGGCCTGGGTGATGCTGGCGACAAGATCTTCGGCACCAAGCAGAAGGACGCCTGA
- a CDS encoding hypoxanthine-guanine phosphoribosyltransferase yields MSSDLVHIRQVMAEADCLFTEAEVEAAIDRVASQINAELAECNPVVFCVMNGGLIFSGKLLTKLNFPLEASYLHATRYRNETSGGELFWKAKPEVSFIDRDVLIIDDILDEGHTLGAIIDFCHHAGARAVHTAVLIDKKHERKARPDLKANYVGLSCIDRYIFGYGMDYKGYWRNAAGIYAVKGL; encoded by the coding sequence ATGTCCTCCGATCTCGTGCACATTCGCCAAGTCATGGCGGAAGCCGACTGCCTGTTCACCGAAGCTGAGGTGGAAGCGGCCATCGATCGGGTGGCCAGCCAGATCAATGCCGAACTGGCCGAGTGCAATCCGGTGGTGTTCTGCGTGATGAATGGCGGCCTGATCTTTTCCGGCAAGCTGCTGACCAAGCTGAATTTCCCACTGGAAGCCTCCTACCTGCATGCCACCCGCTACCGCAATGAAACCAGTGGTGGCGAGCTATTCTGGAAGGCCAAGCCGGAAGTGTCTTTCATCGACCGCGACGTGCTGATCATCGATGACATCCTCGATGAGGGTCATACCCTCGGTGCGATCATCGATTTCTGCCACCATGCTGGCGCGCGTGCCGTGCACACCGCCGTGCTGATCGACAAGAAGCACGAGCGCAAGGCGCGCCCGGACCTGAAGGCCAACTACGTGGGCTTGTCGTGCATCGACCGGTACATCTTCGGTTACGGCATGGACTACAAAGGCTACTGGCGCAACGCCGCCGGCATCTACGCGGTCAAGGGGCTGTAA
- the dauA gene encoding C4-dicarboxylic acid transporter DauA — MSRPSLPLFAAWRQTRRAGYSWKALRGDLSAGLTVGIIAIPLAMALAIAVGVAPQHGLYTVLIAAPLIALCGGSRFNISGPTAAFVVILLPITQQYGLGGLLLCTLMAGVILIAMGLLRAGRLIEFVPYPVTLGFTAGIGIVIAVLQIKDLLGLHLASAPQHLLEQLNLLVRALPSLQPGDSLVGAVCLATLLIWPRLAPKIPAHLVALAVGALLALLLERLSLPVATLGERFSYQLDGIEYPGIPPFLPSLALPWNLPGADGQPLTLSFELIRQLLAPAFAIAMLGAIESLLCAVVADGMTGSKHDPNAELIGQGLGNLAAPFFGGITATAAIARTAANVRAGAFSPVAALVHAGVVLAAILLLAPLFSYLPMAALAALLLMVAWNMSEAHHVAHTLRIAPRSDVLVLLTCLVLTVLFDMVLAVGVGLLLAAGLFIKRMSELTDTATLNRQQREALRNLPEQVLAYAIRGPLFFGAAEKALSVLRRFTPGVRVVIVDIGAVPLLDMTAIAALDNVLRDYRQQGVALILSGPTAQVRLQLRRAGVRSREGELAYARDLPHAREKALRWLGEA; from the coding sequence ATGTCACGTCCATCGTTACCGCTGTTCGCCGCCTGGCGCCAGACACGGCGCGCAGGTTACTCCTGGAAGGCCCTGCGCGGGGATCTGAGCGCCGGCCTGACGGTGGGTATCATTGCCATTCCACTGGCCATGGCGCTGGCCATCGCCGTAGGCGTGGCGCCGCAGCACGGCCTCTATACCGTGCTGATCGCCGCACCGCTGATCGCGCTGTGCGGTGGCTCACGCTTCAATATTTCCGGCCCCACCGCTGCCTTCGTGGTGATTCTGCTGCCGATCACCCAGCAATATGGCCTTGGCGGGCTGCTGCTGTGCACGCTGATGGCTGGCGTGATCCTGATCGCCATGGGACTGCTACGCGCCGGACGCCTGATCGAGTTCGTGCCCTATCCGGTGACGCTGGGCTTTACCGCGGGCATCGGTATCGTTATCGCCGTTCTGCAGATCAAGGACCTGCTCGGCCTGCACCTGGCCAGCGCACCGCAACACTTGCTGGAGCAACTGAACCTGCTGGTTCGCGCCCTGCCCAGCCTGCAGCCGGGCGACAGCCTGGTCGGCGCCGTATGCCTGGCCACGCTGCTGATCTGGCCACGCCTGGCGCCAAAGATTCCCGCACACCTGGTCGCCCTGGCCGTCGGTGCATTGCTGGCACTGCTTCTGGAGCGCCTGAGCCTGCCCGTGGCGACACTGGGCGAGCGCTTCAGTTATCAACTCGATGGCATCGAGTACCCCGGCATTCCGCCCTTCCTGCCGAGCCTGGCGTTACCCTGGAACCTGCCGGGCGCTGACGGCCAGCCGCTGACGCTGTCATTCGAACTGATCCGTCAACTGCTGGCCCCGGCCTTTGCCATCGCCATGCTCGGCGCCATCGAATCACTGCTCTGCGCGGTAGTCGCCGACGGCATGACTGGCAGCAAGCATGACCCCAACGCCGAATTGATCGGCCAGGGTCTGGGCAACCTGGCTGCGCCGTTCTTTGGCGGCATCACCGCGACTGCAGCCATTGCCCGTACCGCCGCCAACGTGCGCGCTGGCGCGTTTTCGCCAGTGGCCGCACTGGTTCATGCAGGCGTGGTGCTGGCAGCGATTCTGCTGCTCGCGCCGCTGTTCAGTTATCTGCCCATGGCCGCACTGGCAGCGCTGCTGCTGATGGTGGCGTGGAACATGAGCGAAGCCCACCACGTCGCTCACACCCTGCGTATCGCTCCGCGCAGCGATGTGCTGGTGCTGCTGACCTGCCTGGTGCTGACCGTATTGTTCGACATGGTACTGGCGGTAGGCGTCGGCCTGCTGCTGGCGGCAGGACTGTTCATCAAACGCATGAGCGAGCTGACCGATACCGCCACACTGAACCGGCAACAGCGGGAAGCCCTGCGCAACCTGCCCGAGCAGGTGCTGGCGTATGCGATTCGCGGCCCACTGTTTTTCGGCGCAGCGGAAAAGGCGCTGAGTGTGCTGCGCCGCTTCACGCCGGGCGTGCGCGTGGTGATCGTCGACATTGGCGCCGTACCACTGCTGGACATGACCGCCATCGCCGCGCTGGACAATGTGCTGCGTGACTATCGCCAGCAGGGCGTGGCGCTGATTCTGAGCGGGCCGACGGCGCAGGTACGCCTGCAACTACGGCGCGCCGGCGTGCGCAGCCGCGAGGGCGAACTGGCTTATGCGCGGGATCTGCCGCACGCGCGGGAAAAGGCATTGCGCTGGCTGGGAGAGGCCTGA